The Pecten maximus chromosome 10, xPecMax1.1, whole genome shotgun sequence region AAGGCAGTTGCAATTCACCTTTGAtgtcattgaaatatttttgaaataaatcaaatatatttcattaatttttatcTGAAAACAACAGAATAAATGACAAATTAGCAATACGCAGGCTTAGAATGAAACCATGAAAGTGAgtaatatagaaaaaaataatgaaataattaagcATCAAATTAAATCTGGATCTATATTTAAAAGCTGAAACGTAAAAGAACAAATTAGCAAAGTAAAAAGATATGATGTTGTACTAATAATGTACAATGCTAGAATGACATAGATACTTTATGTATCGTAATGGTACAGCAGTTTGTCGATTAATTCTACACGTCTGTGTGCTTGGCAAATCTGATCAATTTCTTTGGCCATAACTGCGAATCAGCATTGACAATTGACAATATCATTTGAAATGCTTTTATCAATGAAAGTGACGTTCAATTGTTCAATAAATGGTTTGTCAATATACTACGACAGATACTACACAATCCTGACTGCACGTGGTTTGTGCTGCCAGACCAGACTCTCAGAGTATGGATTTCTACAAAAGGAGGAGAAAATGAAGGATGCTGTACTTGTATGACTATGGTAAATTCTACAACTAATGTGCTGCTTCTTCTATTCTACCCTCAATATTCTCAAAAATTTTACCTGCAAGGCGCAATGCAGACATTCTCTGAAATTCTGGTTCTTGAAGCCATTTCCACATTCTGCGGAATGTTTCCCTTCCAGACTTCAATTTGCTCCATGGTTTTGGATTTCGCAAAAGATCGCTTAATGTTCCCTGACTTCTACATAAAACTCTCTGAGCGAAAACTGCCTGTGGTATACTATAACGTTTAAGTTCGCTACTGATTCTCTGTGCCAGTTCCTTTGTGTTTATTTCCTCAATTTCTTTATTGCTCTGAGAATCCATTGGACCGACTGACTGACCCCTCTGGGGGCTGGAACTTTGACTATTTGGTGAAGCATCAGGTGTAACTGTGTGGTTCCCATGCAATCCATTGAGTGTTGACATCATGACAGGATTTGGGGAACTGAGTCGCGTAGGTGGCGGAGCCAGATTTCGATATGTTTCATATGTATTTGGTGATAATCCTGTAGGAGACTTATGATCGGACTTTGGTGAAGGCAGTCCATTTTGACTTACACCAAGACTCACATTCACATTATAACCGTAAGGTCCAACACTTTGTGAATATCCATTTGTTGTCATCATTGTCATAGGGCTTGTGGCCAAACTTGGGCCCATGTTGGAGATGTTCATCCCCATCCCCATCATTTTATCATATCTGTAAGCAGTGTTCATATCCATTCCAAGTCCATTGTTCATAAGTGTAAAGCCATTTCCACTCACATTAGAAGCCTG contains the following coding sequences:
- the LOC117336821 gene encoding one cut domain family member 2-like isoform X2, whose translation is MTMENMGELPDQQLNDSSVTTPLSVGGGSVVDTASQQSSRDTTQSETDFPAVPSVSAVSSPEAELSPSIDISRTEAIPVTVASMIDSTEFRSQMGDVTYQTLNGRMSPNYSPNSYATLTPLQPLPPISTVSEKFNQIQASNVSGNGFTLMNNGLGMDMNTAYRYDKMMGMGMNISNMGPSLATSPMTMMTTNGYSQSVGPYGYNVNVSLGVSQNGLPSPKSDHKSPTGLSPNTYETYRNLAPPPTRLSSPNPVMMSTLNGLHGNHTVTPDASPNSQSSSPQRGQSVGPMDSQSNKEIEEINTKELAQRISSELKRYSIPQAVFAQRVLCRSQGTLSDLLRNPKPWSKLKSGRETFRRMWKWLQEPEFQRMSALRLAGKSFGEVSIKEESVSAGSFGHPIASIEPLVRTSQPQELMSQSPSQPWPSAQPVKGRSRNSKPKTRGTPKNPG